The Oenanthe melanoleuca isolate GR-GAL-2019-014 chromosome 15, OMel1.0, whole genome shotgun sequence genome contains a region encoding:
- the EIF2B1 gene encoding translation initiation factor eIF-2B subunit alpha — protein MSTDDLIETFRAQLRDDPDVASAVAAIRALLGFLKQDRGETIQGLRNSLRDAIDTLSRVDSSVAVSSGGELFLRFISLTSLEYSDYSKCKEIMIERGEIFLTKVSLSRNKIAKLCHPFIRDGARILTHAYSRVVLRVLEAAVESKKRFSVYVTESQPDEAGQKMAKALRKLNIPVTVILDAAVGYIMEKVDLVLVGAEGVVESGGIINKIGTNQIAVCAKAQNKPFYVVAESFKFVRLFPLNQQDVPDRFKYKADTLKTAQNLTEEHPWIDYTSPSLITLLFTDLGVLTPSAVSDELIKLYL, from the exons ATGAGCACGGACG ACCTGATCGAGACGTTCAGGGCGCAGCTGAGGGATGACCCCGATGTGGCCTCGGCCGTGGCCGCCATCCGCGCGCTGCTGGGGTTCCTCAAGCAGGACCGAG gGGAGACCATCCAGGGCCTGCGGAACAGCCTGCGGGACGCCATCGACACCCTGTCGCGGGTGGACTCGTCGGTGGCCGTGTCCTCCGGCGGGGAGCTCTTCCTGCGCTTCATCAGCCTCACGTCCCTGGAGTACTCG GACTACTCCAAGTGCAAAGAAATCATGATCGAGCGCGGGGAGATCTTCCTGACTAAAGTCTCTCTCTCGAGGAATAAAATCGCCAAGCTGTGTCACCCGTTCATCAGAGACGGTGCA CGAATACTGACACACGCCTATTCCAGGGTGGTCCTCAGggtgctggaagcagctgtggaGTCCAAGAAACGATTCAGTGTTTATGTTACTGAATCACAGCCAGATGAAGCAGG GCAAAAAATGGCAAAAGCCCTGAGGAAGCTGAACATTCCCGTGACTGTGATTCTGGATGCTGCAGTTGG CTACATTATGGAGAAAGTGGACCTGGTGTTAGTTGGTGCTGAAGGTGTAGTTGAAAGTGGAGGCATTATCAACAAG ATTGGCACCAATCAAATTGCTGTGTGTGCCAAAGCCcaaaataaaccattttatGTGGTAGCAGAAAGTTTCAAGTTTGTAAGACTCTTCCCTCTCAATCAGCAGGATGTTCCTGACAGGTTTAAG TACAAAGCAGACACTCTGAAAACAGCTCAGAATCTCACAGAGGAGCACCCCTGGATTGACTACACCTCCCCATCACTGATCACACTGCTCTTCACAGACCTTGGTGTGTTGACTCCTTCAGCTGTCAGTGATGAACTCATCAAACTCTACCTGTAA
- the GTF2H3 gene encoding general transcription factor IIH subunit 3, translating to MSADDELSLLIIVLDTNPIWWGKRALGEAEFTLSKCIDAVMVLGNSHLLMNRTNKLAVIASHTQESRFLYPGKRWAAADPFGEGGPSMESNCSGSKDGKYELLTAINDAIAEEVKDLMTKTDMKGQQTETLLAGSLAKALCYINKMGKDLKANQEIKSRILVIKAAEDSALQYMNFMNVIFAAQKQSILIDACVLDSDSGLLQQACDITGGIYLKVPHMPSLLQYLLWVFLPDQEQRSQLVLPPPVHVDYRAACFCHRNLIEIGYVCSVCLSIFCNFSPICSTCETAFKISLPPVMKAKKKKLKVAA from the exons ATGAGCGCGG ACGATGAGCTGAGCCTGCTGATCATCGTTCTCGACACCAACCCGATCTGGTGGGGGAAGAGGGccctgggagaggctgag TTCACCCTGTCGAAATGCATCGATGCAGTGATGGTGTTGGGAAACTCTCACCTACTCATGAATCGCACCAACAAACTCGCTGTAATAGCGAGTCACACTCAGGAAAG CCGTTTCCTGTACCCTGGGAAGCGTTGGGCTGCTGCAGATCCCTTTGGAGAGGGAGGCCCTTCCATGGAATCTAATTGTTCTGGCAGCAAGGATGGAAAATACGAATTATTAACAGCAATAAATGATGCAATTGCAGAAGAGGTTAAAGACCTCATGACAAAGA CTGACATGAAGGGCCAGCAAACAGAAACCCTGTTAGCAGGATCACTTGCTAAAGCACTTTGTT ACATCAACAAAATGGGCAAAGACCTAAAAG CCAatcaagaaattaaatcaaGGATTCTG GTCATAAAGGCTGCAGAAGACAGCGCTTTGCAATACATGAATTTCATGAATGTGATCTTCGCAGCACAGAAACAG AGTATTTTGATTGATGCCTGTGTCTTAGACTCTGATTCAGGTCTTCTACAACAG gccTGTGATATTACAGGTGGCATATATTTGAAAGTGCCCCACATGCCATCCCTTCTGCAGTATTTGTTG TGGGTTTTCCTCCCTGATCAAGAGCAGAGATCACAGCTCGTCCTTCCACCTCCTGTTCACGTTGACTACAGAGCTGCCTGCTTCTGTCATCGGAACCTCATTGAAATTGGCTACGTCTGCTCCGTGTGCTTGTCAA taTTCTGCAACTTCAGTCCTATCTGCAGTACCTGCGA gactGCTTTCAAAATATCATTGCCACCTGTCATGAAagcaaagaagaagaaattaaaggtAGCTGCATAG